The sequence GGTCACATAGCCGTTGACCTGGGGCGCCAGCACTGTCACCTGGCCGCGCACATAGGCGTTGTCGGTGGAGATGTCGGTGGTTTGGAATAGGCCTACATTCCAGGCGCGCAGCACCAGCACAATGCCGGTCAGGCCAATCACCACGGCGATGGAGGCGCTGCGCAGGCTGGGGCGGATCTTCTTGGGGGTGGGGGAGGCTGTAGCTGGGGTTGCAGGGGTGGCAGCGCTGGGGCTGTTGACCGGTGTGGGGGTGTTCTGGCTCATGGTGGCAATCGCAAAAAAGAGGAGGAGACGAAGACGGTGGGCGGTGGCTTAGCGTGGCGGCGGCTGGGCTTCAGCCGCAGCGCTCACGGTGCTCGTCGCAGCGGCCGGGGCGGGCCGCTCGGGCTCTGCGCTCTCGTCTTCCTCGTCATCGGCTGTGGTGTTGGCGGCATCGGTGCCCACATCGCTGTGGTTCTCCAACAACTGGTGTGCATGGCGGGCCGCGCGCACGGCCGCGTGTTTGGCCTGGCCGATTTCCAGCAGGCACCAGGCCAGATAGGCCAAGGCCACCAGGGCCACCACATGAAAGACATCGTTGTAGGCCAGCACATTGGCCTCGCGCCGCACGGTGGCGGCCAGTTGGGCCGTGCCCTGGGCGGTGCGCAGCATGGAGTCGGTCACGGTACTGGCAAGTTGCTGCTGCTGCAGTTGCAAGCGCTGGGCCACCAGCGGGTTGGCTGGATTGATCTGCTGCACCAGGGCCACGGAATAGGTCTGCTCGCGGTGGATCTGGTAGGTGCCCAGCAGGGCCGAGCCCATGAGCCCGCCCAGGGCCTGGGTCATGGAGATGGTGAGAATGGCGGTGAGCATGTGGCTGGGGCCGTTTTTCAGGCCCTGGACCATGCCCAGCAGCATCAGCGGCCCCATGAAAATGCCTGAGCCCAGGGCCAGCAGAAACTGGCTGAGGTAGAAGTCGGCAGGCCGGTCCAGGCTGGTGCGGTGAAAGTCCAGGAAAGCCCCCACACCCAGCAGCACCAGGGCAGCCAGCAGCTGTTTGCCGGCATTCTCCAGTCCAAAAGTGAGAGCAGACAGCGCAATGCCTATCAGTGTTCCGGCAAAGATGACGACAAACAATGGCTGCATTTGCTCGGGCGTCATGCCCAGGGTGCGCATCATGCCCACCACGCCATAGCTTTGCTCGGTGGTCAAAAAGCGCAGCACGATGGCACCCACCACAAAGCGTATGGTGGCGCTCTGCGTGAACCAGCGTGTGTGCAGCAGCGGGTTGCTGCGGTGGTGCTCCAGATACAGGCCGGCCAGCAGCAGCACGATGGCGCCACACAGCAGCCAGGCCAGCTCGGGCGCATTCGTCCACCATCGCGTCGTGCCTTGCACCAGCACGGCCACCAGCATGCCCACGCCGGGGATCAAAAGCGCCATGGTGAGAAAGTCGCGCTTTTCAAAGGCCTGGATATGCACCCCCGAGGGCAGCTTGAGCAGCACCACGGCGGCAAAGGCCAGCAGGGCCAGGCCAGCCTCCAGCATGTAGAGGTTGTGCCATTGGCCGTGGTCGAGCAGGCTGGGCGAGAGCAGCCAGGCCAGCGGAGTGGCCAGTTGGCTGACGCCCACGCCCAGCACCAGCATCTTCAGCACATAAATGCGCGGCAGGGCCTGCAGCATGTACAGCGTGCCCAGCGAGATGCAGGCTGCAGCGGCCAGGCCGCTGGCACCGCGCAGCAGCAACAGGCTTTGCGGGCTACCCAGCAACAGGTGCAGCACCGACAGCAGGGCGTAGAGGCCCAGGCCGATTTCGGCAAACAGCCGCATGCCGTATTGCTGGCGGAATTTGTAGACCAGCATATTGGCCGTCACATTGAAGGTGACATAGGCGCCGGACAGCCAGGCTGCCTCGCTGGGGGTGAGGCCCATCTGCCCCTGGATGGTGGGCAGATTGGCGGTGAACAAGGCATTACCCAGGCCGCCGGTAAGCCCCAGCAGCACCGACACCAGGGCATAGCAGGCCCGCTCCCAGGGCGCATGCCAGGGCATGGCGGGCGAGCCGGGTAGGGCGGGCTTTTCATGCTCCTCCCAGTCGGGCGGGCGACGCAGATAGACCGTCTCGCTCATGCGGCGCCTGCGCTGGGGGTGTCAGCGCGGGTATCGGGTACATCGGGCTGCAGACCCCGGCGCACGATGTCCAGGGCCTGACGGGCCAGGCGGCGGCGCTCGGCATCGCTGCTGCCGCGCAAGGCTGCACCCAGCATGCCGGACAGCAGCGAGATGTCGCGGGCCTGGATGTCGGGACGGATCAGACCCGCTTCCTGGCCGCGCTGCAGCGCCGGGCCAAAAGCGGCCCAGAGATGCTGGCGCAAGGCGTTGACGCGTGGGTCGTCCAGCTTGGCCGTGCGCCAGTAGTCCGACAGCGAGGGGGAGCTGACGATGCGGTCGGACAGGTATTCCAGCAGGCTGAAAAAGGCCTCGGGCCGCTGGCGCAGGCTGTCGGCCTTGGCATGCAGGCGCTCGGCAGAGCGCTCCATCAAGGCCAGCAAGATGGCGTGGCGGTCGGGAAACTGGCGGTACAGCGTGGCGCGGCCCACGCCGGCATGCTCGACGATCAATTCCAGCGGCGCGTTGACGCCGTGGCGGGTGAAGACCGCGTCGGCGGCATCGAGCAACTGGGCCCGGCGCGTGGCGGCATCGGGGCGTTTGATGGGAGTGGAGGGCATGGGAGAAATTATCGGACGATTTTGTCCGTTAATTTGTGGCGGCATCGGTAGCCATGCTGGGCTGCGGGCTTTTAAGCGCACAGCGGTGGCGTGAGGGGTGCTCAGCTTTCGATAGCTCTCTATGCGCTGCAGCTATGCCTGTGCAGCATGCAGGGCGTCAAAAATTGCTGTGCATGGCGATGGCTGCACCGGGCCGCAGCCACCCCGCTGCGGCCCGGTGCAGTGTTGGCGATGGCCGCGTCAAGCCGGCTGGGTCTGCGCTTCGGGCAGGCGCGCGCAGCGGCGCACCAGGGCCAGCAGCTCGTTGGGCGCGTAGGGCTTGGTCAAAAAGGCCTGGGCACCGGCATCGATGGCTTTTTGGCTCACCGGGCCGGCTTCGTGGGCCGTCAGCATCACCACCGGCAGCTGGCGCAGGCGGGCGTCGGCGCGCACGCGGCGCAGCAGCTCCAGGCCGTCCATATCAGGCATTTCGATATCGGCCAGCAGCAAGGCGGGTAGCTCGCCTTCTTCCAGCAGCTTCAAGGCCTGCACGCCGTCGGCGGCGGTTTCCACGCGGTAGCCACCCTGGGTCTGCAGCAGATGCTGGGCCAGGCGGCGCACGCTGGTGGAGTCGTCGGCAATCAGCACCAGGGGGCGCTGCTGGGGGGCTTCGGCAGGAGCGTCTGCCACGGGCTGGCTGGCCTGCAGCAAACGGCGTTCCTCGTGCGCGGCCAGGGCGGCATAGGGGTCGTAGACCTGCAGCACCTGTCCGCTGGGCTGGGCCGCGGTACCCAGCAGGCCGGGCAGGGGCACGGCCACATCGGCGGCGGCTTGCAGGGCCACTTCCTGCGAGCCCAGTACCTCATCCACCTGCAGCGCCCAGCGCGAGGTGTCGCTGCGTACCACCAGGGCCAGGGCGTGGCCGTCCACGGACAGGGCATTGCTGCGGGCGGACTGCTGCCACACGGCGCCGGCCCAGTACAGCGGCATGGGGCCGGTGGCGTCATCTTCCAGCAGGCCCTGGCCCAGGGCCTGGTCCATCTGCGCCTGGGGAATGCGGCGCACGGCTTCGATGCTGCGCGCGGGCAGGGCAATGCTCCAGCTGCCGGCGCGCAAGGCCACCACCTGCTCCACCTGGGGCGGTGCGGGCAGGGTGATGTGAAAGCTGCAGCCCTGGCCGGGCTGGCTGGTGATGTGCAGCTGGCCGCCCAGGGCCTCCACGCTGGCCAGCACCGCATCCATGCCAATGCCGCGGCCCGAGAGTTCGGTGATCTGGGCGGCCGTGCTCAGGCCGGGGTGCAAGATCAGCGCGGCCGCGCGGGCCATGTCCACCACCTCGTCTTCGGCTAGCAGACCCAGGGCCAGGGCCTTGGCGCGCACGCGTTCGAGTTGCAGGCCGGCGCCATCGTCCTGCACGGTCAGGGTCTGGGTGCTGCCCTGGCTGCGCAGCTGCAGGCTGATCTGGCCCTGGGTGGGTTTGCCGGCGGCCTGGCGGGCATGGGCGGGCTCTATGCCATGGTCCACGCAGTTGCGTAGCAAATGCTCCAGCGCCGGTGCCAGTTGCTCGGCCACGCCGCGTTCCAGCAGCAGCTCGCCGCCTTGCAGCAGCAGTTGCACGGGCTTGCCGGTGTCCTGCGCGGCCAGCTGCACCGTGGCCTGCAGGCGCTCGTGCAGCTGGGCCAGCGGCATCAGGCGGGCATAGAGCAAGGTGTGCTGCAGGGCGCGCAAATGGCCGGCCTGGGTGGTGAGGGCGGTGTCGGCCGTGGCCAGGCTGTGCTGCAGCTGGCGCTGCACCGTGCCCAGGTCGTCGGCGCAGTCGCCCATGGCGCGGACCAGGGCGTGCAGCTCCTCATGCCATTCATAGGACAGGTCCATATCGCCGTGCAGCACCAGGGTGTCGGCCCAGGCAGCGCAGTCCTTGAGCTGGCTGCGCAGGCGCAGCATGCAGCTGTCCATTTCGCCCAGGGTCAGCCCGCCTTCGGCCAGCGGCTGCTGGGTGTGTTCATGGGTGCTCCACAGGGCCTGGGCATGGCGGCCCACGGTGTCCAGCGGGCTGCTGCCCCAGTGCTGCAGCGAGCGCTCGGGGTGGCGGGCTGCCAGCTCCTGCTGCAAGGCCACAAAGCCCAGGCGCAGGGCTTCCAGCGGGGCCTGCAGCGACTGTGGGCCCAGTGGGCCGGCCTGGGCCTTGGCCAGCAGGGCCAGGTCTTCTAGCGCATGCACCTGGCTGGCCCAGGCGGCGGCCCCGGCCAGGCGGGCGCTGCCCTTGAGGGTGTGCAGACTGCGCAGCAGGGTCTGGCGGGCGGCGCCGGGCTCGGCGGGCTGGTCCATCCAGGCGTGCAGCGCGGCTTGCAGGGCGGGCCAGGTGGTCAGCACCTCGTCTTCAAACACGGCAAAGCGCACGGGCTCGAGCTGGTCCACGCTGGGCGCAGTGGCCGCGGGTGGGGGGCTGGCAGGGGGCGTGGCGGCGGCGGCTTCGGCCGGGGCCTCGTCGGCGGCCTGGGTGCCGTCGATCAATGTGCGGTGTGCTTCCTCGGCGGCCCCATCGGCGGTGGCTGGCACAGGCATGGCCGTGGTCTGGGCCAGTATGGCGTGCAAGGCCTCCAGCACCTGGGGCTGGGGGCGGCGCATAAAGCCGGCGGCAAACTGATGCAGCAGGCGGCGCAGCTCTTCGGCGGCCTGCACGCAAGCCTGGCGCTGGGCCTGCGTGGTGCCGGGTTGCAGGCGGTCCAACACCATTTGCAGCGTGTGGCTGAGCAGGGAAATCTCGGTGCAACCGGCACCCCAGGCGCTGCGCGTCAGGGCGCGGGCCTGCTCGGCCGTGGCAGCGGGCAGGCCGCTGGCGTCGTCTGCCGCAGCGGCCCAGGCGCTGATGCCTTCCAGCAACTGCTGGGACAGGGCATCGGCCTCGCTCAGAAAAACCGTATTCGGCTCGCGCTGCGGGGCGCTGGCATGGTTGTCCAGCAAGGTGGCGCCGGGCGTGAGCTCCATGATGGCCGTGGAGGCGGCAGCTGCGGGCAGCGGTGCGGCCTCGTTGGGTGCTTCGTTTTCGAGAGCGGGAGGCGTATATTCCGAGCGCATCACAGCCGGTTTTGCGGCGATTCTGCTGTCGGCTTCGGCTTCGGCTTCGGCTTCGGCTTCGGCTTCGGCTTCGGCAGTCATGGGTGTCGCCGGTGGAGCAGGCTGTGCCGTGAAGGGGGTGGTGGCTGGGGCTGTGTCATCGACGGTGGTATCGGTGTCGATCTCGGCTGCCTCTGCAGTCTGCAGCTCGGCAAAGCCATCGCCGGGCGCTGAAAGTGCCGTGTCGCTGTCGGCTTCCTGCGGGCTGGGTACTTCGATTTTCGTAGCGTCTTCTGCAGATGGCGAGGGCGTTGGCGCCGATTGTTCTATGGCGTCTGCAAAGGCCGGCACCACTGCTTCTGGCGCTTCTGGTGCTTCTGGAACCAGGGCCGCCTCAGGAGCTTCATCACCAAAGTCCAGCGCAATGACGGGCGCGCGTGCCATTGCCTGCGGCATGGGGGCGGGAGGGGGCGCGCTGGTGGCTGGCGCTGGCATGGCCACGGATGTGCTGCCTTGGCCCAGGTCCAGATCGAGCAAGGCGCCGGGAAGGGCGCTGGCCGCAGCATCTGCCTCGACGGGCAACAGGCCGCTGCGTTGGCAGACGGCTTGCAGTGCGGCGGGCAGGTCGGCCATCAGCATCTGGGCCGTGTCCAGGGCCTGGGCGCAGTGGTAGAGCAGGTCGCGCGCCAGCAGGGCCGGGGCGGGACTGGGGCTGCTGCCGTCTGCGGCCTTGGCCATGGCGGCATAGTGCAGCAGCAGGCGTGAGGCCAGGCGCTTGGTGTAGAGGTCTTGTTCCAGCAGGCCATGGGCCGTGGCGTCCAAACAGCCGGCCGCCACCTGCCAGAAGGCCGCGTCGGCCGTGGCGCTGCGGGTCTGGGCCAGGCCCAGGCACAGATCGCGCAGCTGGGCTGCGGCCTGGGGGGAGGCGCTTTTGACCAGGGACAGCACCTGCTGGTCCAGCAGAGCGCGGGTGGCGGGCGAGGGCTGCAAGGCGGGCACGGCCAGCGGGGATGGGCCATGGGCCTGCTGCCAGCGCTGCTGCCAGGGCAGCTCCCACAGATCGGCGGGGTGGGCCAGGTCTTTGCCGCCCAGTTTGCAGACGGCGCGGTAGGTGGCAAACAGGTTCTGGGCCGGGGGCTGGCGTCCGGCCTGCAGGGCCTGCAAATGGGCCAGGCTGTCGCGGGCGGCCAGCAGCAGCACATCGCGCGGCTGGCTGGCACCGTCCTCGCTGCTGGCGGCCAGCGGCAGGCGCAGCGCGGCCTCCATGGCCTGCAGCAGCCGGGCCACACTGCCCAGCTGCACCACTTCCAGCGCGCGGGCGGTCTGGTGCAGCAGCTGGGCTGCCTGGGCACGGGACTGCGGATCGTCCGACTGCAGCAGCGCAGGCAGTTCGCGCAGCATGGTGCACAGCGAAGGCAGGACCAGGGCACGGCCCTCGGGCGTGGGGACAGCAGACGGTGAGGCAGCCTGGAGCGGCAAGGTGTCGGTCATGGCAATGGCAGGGCGCGCACCAAGCGGCGCGACAGAAAATCGGGTGGGCTGGCGGGAGCGATGGTACGCGCCCACGGCCGCGTGCAGACCCATCTCCTGCCAGGGCGCAGCGTAATACCTGTTGGCGGCGCTACGGGTTTTGCCGCCGCCAAACGCTGCGCCAGGTCAGAGGGCGCGTGCTGCCGCAGCCCTTTGCGGCGGCAAGAGGGGCTGAGCTTATTCGGCGAACTTGCCGTTTTCCTTGCGCCGCTCGCGCATGCCGGTGCGTATGAACAAGGCTACGCCGGGCAGGGCCAGAAAGGGCTGATCCAGCTTGCCGGCCAGATGGGTGTCCAGGCGCTGGGGCAGGGCGTCCAGCGTGGCCTGCACGGCGGGCACTTCGGCGGCGCCGGGGTGGGCGTCGACAAATTCCTGGAGGTATTGGCGCACCTCGCGCTCCAGCCACGCGCGGTTGCTGGGCAGGGCGATGTAGGTGGGCTGTTTTTCCCCATCGGCCTCAAAGCCAAACAGATAGCAACCTATGAAGTGGCGAAAGGTTTCGCCCACCTTGGGGCCACGCGAGAGCTTGCGCAGCAGATCAAAAAGCCACATGGCGGTCATCCAGGGCAGCGCGGGGCGGCCCACAAAAACAGGAGCAGCAGGTGCGCTCCGGGTGAGGGAAATAAGGCCCAATGTAGCGCAAGTGCTTGGTGTATCTGCACAGGCAGCTTCTTTTT comes from Comamonas sp. GB3 AK4-5 and encodes:
- a CDS encoding response regulator; the protein is MTDTLPLQAASPSAVPTPEGRALVLPSLCTMLRELPALLQSDDPQSRAQAAQLLHQTARALEVVQLGSVARLLQAMEAALRLPLAASSEDGASQPRDVLLLAARDSLAHLQALQAGRQPPAQNLFATYRAVCKLGGKDLAHPADLWELPWQQRWQQAHGPSPLAVPALQPSPATRALLDQQVLSLVKSASPQAAAQLRDLCLGLAQTRSATADAAFWQVAAGCLDATAHGLLEQDLYTKRLASRLLLHYAAMAKAADGSSPSPAPALLARDLLYHCAQALDTAQMLMADLPAALQAVCQRSGLLPVEADAAASALPGALLDLDLGQGSTSVAMPAPATSAPPPAPMPQAMARAPVIALDFGDEAPEAALVPEAPEAPEAVVPAFADAIEQSAPTPSPSAEDATKIEVPSPQEADSDTALSAPGDGFAELQTAEAAEIDTDTTVDDTAPATTPFTAQPAPPATPMTAEAEAEAEAEAEAEADSRIAAKPAVMRSEYTPPALENEAPNEAAPLPAAAASTAIMELTPGATLLDNHASAPQREPNTVFLSEADALSQQLLEGISAWAAAADDASGLPAATAEQARALTRSAWGAGCTEISLLSHTLQMVLDRLQPGTTQAQRQACVQAAEELRRLLHQFAAGFMRRPQPQVLEALHAILAQTTAMPVPATADGAAEEAHRTLIDGTQAADEAPAEAAAATPPASPPPAATAPSVDQLEPVRFAVFEDEVLTTWPALQAALHAWMDQPAEPGAARQTLLRSLHTLKGSARLAGAAAWASQVHALEDLALLAKAQAGPLGPQSLQAPLEALRLGFVALQQELAARHPERSLQHWGSSPLDTVGRHAQALWSTHEHTQQPLAEGGLTLGEMDSCMLRLRSQLKDCAAWADTLVLHGDMDLSYEWHEELHALVRAMGDCADDLGTVQRQLQHSLATADTALTTQAGHLRALQHTLLYARLMPLAQLHERLQATVQLAAQDTGKPVQLLLQGGELLLERGVAEQLAPALEHLLRNCVDHGIEPAHARQAAGKPTQGQISLQLRSQGSTQTLTVQDDGAGLQLERVRAKALALGLLAEDEVVDMARAAALILHPGLSTAAQITELSGRGIGMDAVLASVEALGGQLHITSQPGQGCSFHITLPAPPQVEQVVALRAGSWSIALPARSIEAVRRIPQAQMDQALGQGLLEDDATGPMPLYWAGAVWQQSARSNALSVDGHALALVVRSDTSRWALQVDEVLGSQEVALQAAADVAVPLPGLLGTAAQPSGQVLQVYDPYAALAAHEERRLLQASQPVADAPAEAPQQRPLVLIADDSTSVRRLAQHLLQTQGGYRVETAADGVQALKLLEEGELPALLLADIEMPDMDGLELLRRVRADARLRQLPVVMLTAHEAGPVSQKAIDAGAQAFLTKPYAPNELLALVRRCARLPEAQTQPA
- a CDS encoding MFS transporter, which codes for MSETVYLRRPPDWEEHEKPALPGSPAMPWHAPWERACYALVSVLLGLTGGLGNALFTANLPTIQGQMGLTPSEAAWLSGAYVTFNVTANMLVYKFRQQYGMRLFAEIGLGLYALLSVLHLLLGSPQSLLLLRGASGLAAAACISLGTLYMLQALPRIYVLKMLVLGVGVSQLATPLAWLLSPSLLDHGQWHNLYMLEAGLALLAFAAVVLLKLPSGVHIQAFEKRDFLTMALLIPGVGMLVAVLVQGTTRWWTNAPELAWLLCGAIVLLLAGLYLEHHRSNPLLHTRWFTQSATIRFVVGAIVLRFLTTEQSYGVVGMMRTLGMTPEQMQPLFVVIFAGTLIGIALSALTFGLENAGKQLLAALVLLGVGAFLDFHRTSLDRPADFYLSQFLLALGSGIFMGPLMLLGMVQGLKNGPSHMLTAILTISMTQALGGLMGSALLGTYQIHREQTYSVALVQQINPANPLVAQRLQLQQQQLASTVTDSMLRTAQGTAQLAATVRREANVLAYNDVFHVVALVALAYLAWCLLEIGQAKHAAVRAARHAHQLLENHSDVGTDAANTTADDEEDESAEPERPAPAAATSTVSAAAEAQPPPR
- a CDS encoding TetR/AcrR family transcriptional regulator, producing the protein MPSTPIKRPDAATRRAQLLDAADAVFTRHGVNAPLELIVEHAGVGRATLYRQFPDRHAILLALMERSAERLHAKADSLRQRPEAFFSLLEYLSDRIVSSPSLSDYWRTAKLDDPRVNALRQHLWAAFGPALQRGQEAGLIRPDIQARDISLLSGMLGAALRGSSDAERRRLARQALDIVRRGLQPDVPDTRADTPSAGAA